The nucleotide sequence CAGGTAAATTTTGTCTCATGCCTTAACTCCACTAAAATAATGCTATTTTTCTTGATTTACCCACTAGAATAGCTGCTATCGAAGAAAAAAACGACAGTCAAAGTTAAATTGACACAAAAAATAACTTATAACGCTAACAAGTAGGTTTGGATTCAACTTTTCACTATGTAATAAATATAGCTCACACTTTTTAATAACGTGTCACTAGTTTTTTGTAGTGGATAATAACTAGCAGCTATTAGCATTGAGAACTATTTTCATTTATACTCGCGTTAATAAATATTCTAGGTACCAAGAAATGTATGTTTGCCTTTGCCATGCTGTAACTGATACTGAGATTAAACAAGCAGTCTGCTTGGGGGACAGTTCTTTAGCGGACGTAAAAAAGCGTTTAGGAGTTGGCGATCAATGTGGTAAATGTGTCAAAATGGCGACTCAAATCATCCAAAGACAACTGGATGTTGAACCAAACTATTATGAAGTTGCCTAAAGTAAATCAATGAAAATTTCTTGTCCTGACCTATATGGACATAGAAAATACCAAATGATGGAC is from Shewanella sp. MTB7 and encodes:
- a CDS encoding bacterioferritin-associated ferredoxin, yielding MYVCLCHAVTDTEIKQAVCLGDSSLADVKKRLGVGDQCGKCVKMATQIIQRQLDVEPNYYEVA